DNA from Mycobacterium bourgelatii:
GGTGATCACATCGAAGTCGTAGTTCTCGTACCCGCAGTAGGGTTCGGCCCTACGCAAGTCGTGCGGCAAGCCGGTGGAGCGCAGGATCGGGCCGGTGACGCCCAGCGCCATACACCCCGCCAGGTCCAGGTAGCCGATGTCCTGGGTGCGCGCTTTCCAGATGGCGTTTTCGTTGAGCAACTCGCCCATCTCGCGCAGCGGGACCTTCAGTGCCTCGAGCGATTCGGCGATGTAGTCAACCGCATTGGGTGGCAGGTCCTGCGCCAGCCCACCCGGGCGGATGTACGCGTGGTTCATCCGCAGACCGGTGATGTGTTCGAAGATGGTCAGCACGATCTCGCGCGCCCGGAAGCCGATGAACATGGCGGTCATCGCGCCAAGCTCCATGCCGCCGGTGGCCAACGCGACCAGGTGCGACGAGATTCGGTTGAGCTCCATCAGCATCACCCGAATGATGTTGACCCGCTCCGGGATTTCGTCGGTGATGCCGAGCAGCTTCTCCACGCCCAGGCAGTACGCGACCTCGTTGAAAAACGGTGACAGGTAATCCATCCGGGTCACGAACGTGACGCCCTGGGTCCAGTACCGAAATTCCAGGTTCTTCTCGATTCCGGTGTGCAAGTAGCCGATTCCACACCGGACCTCGGTGATGGTTTCGCCTTCGATCTCGAGGATCAGCCGCAACACCCCATGGGTGGACGGGTGCTGGGGCCCCATGTTGACGACGATGCGTTCGCCGGGATCCGCGTTGCGTGCAGCTTCGATGACTTGATCCCAGTCCTGGCCGCCGGCCAACAGGACTGTCTCGGCGGTGTCGGTCATTCTTCTTTTCCGTCTTTTCGCATTAGTTGTAGCCCCTGCGCTCGTCGGGCGGAGGTATCTTGGCGCCCTTGTATTCGACCGGGATGCCGCCGAGCGGGTAGTCCTTGCGTTGCGGGTGTCCGTGCCAGTCGTCCGGCATCTCGATGCGGGTCAACGACGGATGGCCGTCGAAGATGATTCCGAAGAAGTCGTACGTCTCGCGCTCGTGCCAGTCGTTGGTCGGATAAATGGCGAAGAGCGACGGGATGTGCGGATCACTGTCTGGCGCAGACACTTCCAGCCGCAGTCGGCGGGAGTGGGTTATCGACCTCAACGGGTAGACCGCGTGCAATTCCCGGCCTGTCTCGTTGGGGTAGTGCACCCCGTTCACACCCAGGCAAAGTTCGAAACGCAGTTCGGGTTCATCCCGCAGTCGCTGGGCCACCTGCGGCAATCGGTCCCGGGTGACGTGCAGGGTCAACTCGTCGCGGTAGACGACGACCTTCTCTATCGTCTCGTCGAATTCGAGCCCGTCGCGCTGCAGCGCCTCTTCCAACCGGTCGACGACCTCGTCGAAGTAACTGCCGTACGGCCGCGGCGTACCCCCGGGGAGGGTGACTTTGCGGACCAGGCGCCCATATCCGGAGGTGTCGCCGGTCCCCTGCACGCCGAACATGCCGCGGCGGACATTGATCACCTCTTCATTGGCGGTTTCTCCGCCGGACGGAACATCCGTTCCCGTCGGAGTAAGCGTCGCTCCCTGCGGGTCGTGATCCGGTGAGCTCATCGCAGCAACCCGCGCATCTCGATGGTGGGCCGGGCCGACAACGCTGCCTCTTCGGCTTCGGCGATGGCACGCTCCCGGTTGACGCCCAGCGGCATCTCCTGAATCTTCTCGTGCAACTTCAGGATTGCGTGCAACAGCATTTCCGGCCGGGGCGGACAGCCGGGCAAGTAGATGTCCACCGGCACGACGTGGTCGACGCCCTGCACGATCGCGTAGTTGTTGAACATCCCGCCCGACGAGGCGCAGACGCCCATCGCCAGAACCCACTTCGGCTCGGCCATCTGGTCGTAAACCTGGCGCAGCACCGGGGCCATCTTCTGGCTGACCCGTCCGGCGACGATCATCAGGTCCGCCTGCCGCGGCGTCGCCGAGAACCGCTCCATGCCGAACCGTGCGATGTCAAACCTCGGGCCGGCCGTCGCCATCATCTCGATGGCGCAGCAGGCCAACCCGAAGGTGGCCGGCCACAGGGAGTTCTTGCGGACGTAGCCCGCCACCTTTTCGACGGTCGACAGCAGTATCCCGCCGGGTAATTGTTCTTCGAGACCCACGTCCCTACCTCAATCCCAGGTCAGGCCTCCGCGGCGCCACACATAGGCGTACGCCACGAACACCGTGAGCATGAAAATGACCATTTCGACCAGCGCGAACTTGCCCAGGTAGTCAAAGGTGACCGCCCACGGGTAGAGGAACACGATCTCGATGTCGAAAACGATGAACAACATCGCCGTCAGGTAGTACTTGATCGGAAACCGCTGGCCGGTCGCCGTCTGCCCAGCGGGCGAACGGGATGTCATGTCGGTCGGCTCGATGCCGCACTCGTACGCGGCCTGTTTGGACCGGTTGTAGCGGGACGGGCCGACGATGCTCGCGAGTACCACCGAGCCCACGGCGAAGACGGCGGCAAGCGCGGCGAGGACCAGAATGGGTACGTAGACGTTCAAGTCGCTCCAAGATCCGTCGTATGGGGCCGCCAGCGCGGCGGCCGGGCGGTAGCGGGGCTGCTGTGAAGGACCGGTTCGTGTGGGCCGTCACAATATGCATCAACATAGTCGTGCGTCACACAGCGCACATGTTGGGGGTCAACCAACTGGACACGCGTCGATTCCCAGGTTGCGCGTCCGAGAGGGACCACGTATCCGCAGCTTGGCTATATGATGTGACCAAACCAGCGAATTCGCGGAGCTATGTTGTTACGCTCTGAATTCACCGGTTAGTCAGCTGGGAGGAATGGAGCTGTGAGCTTTTTCACGCTGCCGCCGGAAATCAACTCGTTGCGCATGTTTTTGGGCGCCGGTTCCGGGCCGATGTTGGCTGCGGCCGCGGCCTGGGAGGGCCTAGCCGACGAGTTGGCTGCCGCGGCGCAATCGTTTCAGTCGGTGACCGCCGGTTTGGCTGGTCAGGCGTGGCAGGGCCCGGCAGCGCAGGCGATGGCCGCCGCGGCGGCTCCGTATGCGGGGTGGCTGGCGGCGGCGGCGACGCAGTCGGCCGGTGCATCGGCGCAGGCGCGGGCGGTGGCCAGCATGTTCGAGGCGGCCAAGGCCGCAACCGTGCTCCCGCAGGCAGTCGCGGCCAACCGCGACGCCTTCGTGCAGCTGGTGATGACGAACCTCTTCGGCCAGAACGCACCGGCCATAGCCTTCGCCGAGAGCCTCTATGAGGAGATGTGGGCCGCGGACGTGGCCGCCATGTCCGGCTACTACTCCGGCGTGTCGTCGGTGGCGGCGCAGGTCGTGCCGTGGAGCAGCGTGCTGAAGGGCCTTCCCGGGTTGGGCGGCGCCAACGGCGCCGGTGCCGAGACCGGGGGCGGGGCACTGGCCGCAGGTGCCGCAGGCACCGGTGTCGCGGGCGCCGGTGGGGGTGGCGGTGGCGAGCAGGCCGTCGCCAGTGGTGGCGGCGGTGTCGCTGCCGGCGGCGGTGGGCCCGTAGCCGGCGGCGCGCAGGACCTGCTCGGGGCGAATACCGGCGCCGGGTTCACGCAAGGTGATCCTTCGGCTGGGGCCGTGAGTGCGGGCGGCTACACGGCGGCGGCCAGCGGCGGCATGACCGCGGCTAACCCCGGCATGATGATGAGTCCGGCGATGATGGCCGGCCCGATGATGATGGCCGGCATGGCCGCTAACAGCGGCGGCCAGTCGGGCGTCATCAATGCCGGTCCGGTCAAGGGCCCCAAGTCCAAAGAAGAGGAAGAAGCCGAGGCCAAGCGGGCTGCAGAAGCCGCAGCAGCGGAAGAAGCCGCGTTGGAAGCCGAGGCTGCCGAAGAAGGCGTGGAAGTCGCCCCAGAGGTTCCGGCAATGAGCGTGCTGGCTACCGCGGACCCGGAAGCCGCAGCCAAGGCGGCGCCGGGAGCGGCGACCACGCAGGCAACCCGCACCCGGGTTTCTGGAATTCCGGAGGCGGGATTACGAGTCGGGGCGAAGGCCAAGGACGAGGAGTCTTCCGAGACGGGAGAGAAGGTGCCTACGCTCCGGCCGGAGCCGAAGGAATTCCGCCCCCAGGTCGAGGAAGAAGAGGAGCAGCAGCTGCAAATACGCGGCGGCTAGTGCGTCGGCGTCCGCAGCAGACCCAGCACGGTCCTGCCCAGCACGATCGGGTCGATCGGATGGGGCACCGCAGCCTCGGCTCGTGACCAACTGGCCAGCCAGGCATCGTCCGGGCGACCGGTGAGCACCAGGATGGGCGGACACGTCGTCAATTCGTCCTTGAGCTGCTTGGCGATCCCCATGCCTCCGGTGGGCGTGGCCTCACCGTCGAGGATGGCCAGATCGATGCCCCCCTCATCCATCTGCCGGATGACCATGGGCCCGGTCGCTACCTCGACGTAGCTAAATTCGGGTAGATCCGGGTGCAGGCGCTTGCCCAATGCCTGTATCACCTGCTCACGGGTGTGGACGTTGTCGCTGTAGACCAGGATCCGCAATTTTTCAGTGGAGTCGGGCACGGTGAAAGATGCTACTGCGCGGCCTGTACGAAGATCAGTTCGGCCGTTGTCGTCACGGTCGGGGCGATCATGCCGAGCCTGTTCCAGTCCACGCCGAACTGAATCCGATCGATTTGGGCTTCCCCGCAGACCCGCACCGACCCGTCGCTGAGTTCGGTGATCGTGACCGGCAGCGGCACCGGATCGGTTACGCCTTTGATGGTGAAGGTTGCCTTCAGGTCAGCGCCCTTGCCTTGGGTCGGCTGCAGCGCGCTGACCACGACGCGGATCTGCGGATAGCGGTCCGCGTCGAAGAAATCGGCCGAGAGCAGGTGCTTGTCCCGGGCCTTGATGCCGGTGCGCAGCGACGCGACCTCGATCTCCAGGTGACCGGTGACCGCTCCATCGCTGGACAGCTCGCCGCGCCCGCTGAGCTCGTGGAACTCGCCCTTGACGGGGATGAGGCCCCACATGTTCTTGACCTTGAAGCCGACGACCGAGCGGTCTGCGACGAGATTCCATCCACCGGTCGTGTCAGGATCGCTGAGCAGCGTTTCCAGCGTCGTCATCGTCTGCCTCGCTGTCTATCCGTTGGAGCTCGTTGTTGGAGGCCGTGGGAGGTCAGGCCAGTAACACCGCGATGTCGGCGGGGTCGAAGTATTCGTCGATACGGTTGATAAAACCATTTATGTCCAGCTTGATCACGATGCAAACCCGCAGGGCGATCGTCTGGCCTGCGGTACCGGTCGCATGCAGCACGTGTTGCTGGACGAAACCCCGGGCGGCGCCATCGGAGCCACCGGAGCCACCGGAGCCATTGTCGAAGACCTGGCGGTCCAGAATTTCGTAGCGGCGCTCGGTGGTGACCGAGATGAACCACTCGATCACCCGCAGCGCGCGCGGCTTGTCATCGTCGCGACGGGCGCCGGGCCGCCACACCAAGATGTCGTCGCTCCACATCCGTTCGACCGTCGCGATGTCGGTGTTCTCGATCGCGGCGAACAGCCTGTCGGCCACGTCGAGGATTTGGGCCTTGCTCGCGTCGTCGCCAGTGGGCATGCGAGTCACTCCTATTCGCTGTCGTAACCGGGGTGGGCGGCCGCCAACCGATGTCGTACCAAGGCGCTCAAACAGTTCAGGACGGCCTCGTCGCGCCCGTCGAGTTGGCCGGACCGGATCGCGGCGGCCAGGCTGGCCTCGTCGGCGAAGCCGAGCTCAGCGAGCGACGACCGGACCTCGGAGGCTTCGGCGTCGGCGGGGCCGAGCAGTTCGCGCTCCACGATGCGCAAGGCGTTGGCGGCCACCCTGGCGTGGAAGTTGACCTGGCCGCCGGTCGCCTCCCGGATCTCGCCTTCCAGGAACTCGGCGACGGCGGCTACCAGTTCCGCCGCGGTCGGACGGCCATGAGTCATGCCCGGTCCTCCTTGAGTAGCTGGATCAGATCCCACTCGTTCTCACACACCCGGCGACCGATCGTCGCCAACTCCACCGAGCGAGTCTGCCCGCTCAAGTGGCGTTCCGCCTGGTACCGGCAGATGATTCCCCAGCGCAGGGTGGCCAGCACCAGCCACCACCGAAACGCCTTGCGGTCTATTGCCGTACCGCTGGCGTCCTCGTAGGCGCGCAGAAAGCTTTCGATGCTGCCCAGACCGCCGGCCCCGTGACTGGGGGGTGCGCCGAATCGCCAGGCACGCACGCAGAACCAGGCCAAGTCCTCGTATGCGTCGCCGACGTGCACCAGCTCCCAATCCAGCACGGCGGCGAGGTCTGATCCGTCGACGATGAGATTTCCCATCCGAAAGTCACCGTGCACCAGAACCGGTGGCGACGGGGCCGGCCGGTGCGCGGTCAGCCAGCGGAAGGTCCATTCGAAAGTGGCGGTGGTGTCGCCCATCTCGTCCAGTCGCTCCCGCCACTGCGTAATCGGGTCCTCGTGGAGCAGTTCGGGGTCGTTGGCGGCCGCCCGGTGGATGGCCGCCAGGGCGCGGGCGCACTGCGTCAGCAGCCGCTCGCGGCCCGGGTCGTCGAGCTGACGCTGGATGCGTCGGACGATGGTTTCACCCTTGATCTCGTCGCAGATCAAAAACGGATTTCCCAGTGTCGCAGGGGAATTGTCGGCGACCAAGACATGCGGCACGGGTGCCCCCGCCGCCGCTGCCGCCGCCTGAACCCGCGCTTCCAGTTCCATGCTCGCGTGCACGTCGTCGGGCGGCCCGGTGCGCAGGATCAGCGGTCGATTGCCCGCCTCGGTGACGGCGTCGAACGCCCATGTCGTCCTGCTGGCGCCACCGGTCAGGGGGCGCAGATTGGCTACCGTCACCTCAGCGCGCATCACCGAGGTAAGCAGCGCAGACACGCTGTCCGCGAGCGTCGTGCCCTGGGTCACTTCTTGCCGAACTTGAACAGCCGCTGGGCAACTCGGCGAATCTGGATTTCTTCGGCACCCTCGGTGATGCGGTAGCGACGGTGATGGCGATAGATGTGCTCGAACGGCTCGTGTCGGCTGTAGCCGACGCCGCCGCAGACCTGCATCGCGCGGTCGGCGGCTTCGCAAACCAGACGATTCGCCCGGTAGTTGGCCATCGACACCTTGTCGGACACCTCCATGTGGTGGTTGTTGTCCAATTGCGTGGCCGCGTAATACACCAATAGGCGCACCATCTGCGCCTCGGTCTGCAATTCGACCAGCGGCCACTGTACGGCCTGGTTCACCGCCAGCGGCTTACCGAACACGATGCGTTCGCCGGCATAGGCCACCGCGCGGTCGATGCAGTGCTGCGCGGCGCCGAGGCTGCTGGCGGCCTGACGAATCCTGTTCTCGTGCAAGAACGTCTGGCCCACCTCGAGGCCGCGGTCGACCTCGCCCAGCACCGCGTCGCCGGGGACCCGGACGTCCTTCAGTTCGACCTCGGCGTGGTCGGTGGGCATGTTGAACGTCCACCAGTAGTACGGCACGGTGAAGCCCGGGGTGTCGGTCGGCACCAGGAACGCGGTGATACCCGTGGCTTGCCCGGCCTCACCCGAAGTGCGGGCGAACACGAGGTCGTGGGTGGCGCGGTGCACCCCGGTGTTGAACCGCTTGGCGCCGTTGATGATCCAGCTGTCGCCATCCTTGACCGCGGTGGTCTCCAGCCACGTGGCGTCGGACCCGTGCTTGGGTTCGGTCAGCCCGAATGCCATCGACCGCTCGCCGGTGATCAGCGCCTCGGTCCACTCCTTCTTCTGCTCTTCGGTGCCGAACCGGTCCATCATGATCACCTGCGGGAAGTTGCCGACGATCGACGACTCGTCCTGCAGATCGTTGTGCAATCCAAGACCCTTGTGCGCCAAGTGTTCCCGGATGACCGCCATGTCCAAGTTGGTACCGTCGCGGCCACCGAACCGGGACGGCAGGCCGTAACGCAGCCAGCCCGCCTTGTCGGCGCGCCTGCGCATTTCGGCGAGCAGGTCTTCCCATTCCCGCCGCGGGATGCCGCCGTTGTCCCAGTCGGTGCGGGCGTTCTCCCGACGATGGTCGAAGTACTGGATGTTCTCCCGTTCCAGCGGTTTGATCTCGGTCTCGATGAAGTCGTCCATCTCCGCGAGTAGACCCGGAAGGTGTTCGGGGAGGGTGAAATCCACGTTGATATCTCCTCTGTTGCGGTGGACTCTATTCGTTCTGGTATCCGGGATTGGCGACCGCCAGCCGCTGTTGTGCCAGTACCCGCAAGCAGGAGGTGACGTCAGCGGCGCGGTCGTCGAGATCACCGTTGCGAATCGCCGCCGCCAGTTGGGCTTCGTCGGAGAAGCCGAGGCGGGCCAGCGCAGCCCGGGAGGTTGCATCCCCGGCCGGGTCGCCGAGCATTTCGCGCTCGACGATTCGCAGCGCGGCTACGGCCGCGGCGATTTCGTCGTGGCTGTGCGGGCTGGCGGTGGCGGCCGGCAAGACATGCTCTTCCAGGAACTGGGTGACCAACGCCAGCAGCTCGGTGGCGGTGCGGTCCCGGGACGGGGACTCGTTCGAACTCATTTACCCGTTCCCTCGCCGATGAGGTTGAGCAGGTCCCATTCGGTCTCGCAAATCCGGCGGCCCATGATGGCCGCCCTCATCGAGGGGACCTGGGCCGTCCGTCCGATCTGGGCTTCCGAGAAGTTCATGATTCCCCGCAGCAGCGCCGCCATCACCCGCCACCAGTGAAACCTCACTCGGTCGACGGTAGTCCCGCTGGCTTCTTCGTAGGCGCCCAGGAAGGTGTCGATGCTGCCCAGACCGCCCGCGCCCCTGGTCAGCGGGGCGCCGTAGCGCCAGGCCCGGTCGCAGAACCAGGCCAGGTCTTCGCATGCGTCGCCGACGTGCAGATACCGCCACCCAAGTATGGCGGTCAGGTGCATGCCATCGACCGCGAGATTCCCCATTCGGAAGTCGCCGTTGACCACCACCGCCGGCGATGGGGGTGGTTGGTGGGTGAGCAGCCACCGATAAGCCCATTCGAAAGCGGCGGGTGCGTCGGCCAGGGCGTCGAGTGAGGCGCGGTAGATCGCGAGGCGGTCCTGGCGGGCCTTTTCCGGTTCAGCGGTCTCGATCCGATGGATGCGAGACAGCGCGAGCGCGCACTGTCGCAGCAGTTGCGCACGGCCGCCGGCGTGTCGGCCGGCGCTGTCGAGCCGGCGCACAATCACGGAGTGTTCCGTTTCGCCCCTGGGCATTTCGAGGATCACGTAAGGACTGCCCAGCGTGGCATCGGAGTCGTCGGCGGCAACGACGCGCGGCACCGGAACCCCTTTCGCCTTGGCGCTGAAGTGGGCATGAGCTTGCAGCTGCGGGGCGGCCTCGATCGAACTGCGGTTCACCGGTTCCAGGCGCAGGATCAGCGTGCCGCGGCCCGCCGGGCTGGTGGCGTCGAATGCCCAGGCGGCGGCCCCGTAGTTGCGACGCAGTGGGCGCAGGTTGTCAATCGTGATGCTTGCCGCGTCCACTTTCAGCGTGCCACCGATCACTGCACGCAACTTGTCGGCCAGCTCTTCGACCCCGGTCAACGATCTCCTTACCCGCCGTACAGTGTCTTCTTCCAGACCGTGGACAACGTCTTGATCGCATCGTCGTCGTTGATCGTGACCCCTAGCCCCCGCGGGCCGTCCTGTCCCGATGCGCCGACGAAGACGGTCGTGAAGTTCTCGAAGAGCAAGGCTATCGCGGCGGCGATGTGTTCGGCGTTGAGGTCGGCCGCGTAGCCCTGCTCCTGCGCCCGGCGCACCGAGGCGGCCACAATGTCCATGCCGAACCGCCGGAACTCGTTCTGCACTGCAGCGAACCGCTGCTGGGTGGCGGCCAACTGGGCGACGGCGATCATGATGCCGATGTTTTGTTTGAACATGTTCCAGTAACCGGTGACCGCCGTAGTGAAAAACGTGTCGTCGTTGGGCGACTCCGGCAGCGACACGCTCTGCCCCGACGGTGCGACCACATCGTGCAGAAATGACTCCGCCAGCGCGGCCAGTAGATCTTCCTTGTCGGTGAAGTACCGGTAGAAGACCGCCGACGATTTTCCTGCGGCCGAGGTGATGTCGGCCAGGGTGGTTCCGTGAAAGCCACGCTCAGCAAACAGCTTTCGCGCTGCCTGTTCGATCGCCTCCCGCGTTTGGCGGCCTTTGGCGCTGAGCGTGCTGGCGGGCATCAGCTGCGAATCCGGTCGCCCGCACGCAACAGGGCACTGGGTAAGTCATGTCCTACAACGGATTTCGCGACTTCAGCGGCGGCGATCGCGGCGGCCAGGTCGATATCTACCTCGAACCCGCTGTCGGTCAGCAGATACACCAGATCCTCGGTGGCGATGTTGCCGGTCGCGCCTGGCGCAAACGGGCAACCACCGAGCCCGCCGGCGGAGGCGTCCAACCGGGTGACGCCGGCGGTGACGGCGGCATAGGCGCTGGCCAGTCCCGCGCCACGGGTGTTGTGGAAATGTCCGCCCAACGCGAGGTCACCGATCACCGGACGAAGTTGTGCGATAAGCGAACTGACCCGACCGGGGGTGGCGGTGCCGATGGTGTCGGCGATGGAGAAGCGGTCCACACCCTGGTCTCGTGCCGCGGCGGCGATATCGAGCACTCGCTGGGGCGGGGTGGGTCCCTCGAAGGGGGAGTCCCACGCGGTGGCGACGATGACCTCGACGGCGACACCGCTGCCGTGCGCGATCGCGACGATATCCGCGATCTGTTCGGTGGCCTCGGCGCTGGTGCGCCCGACATTTTTCATGCTGAACGTGTCGTCGGCAGCCACCACGTACTCGATCGAGCGGAACCCCGCCGCGATGGCCCGCTTGGCGCCGTTCGGGCTGGCCACCAGGGCCGAAAAATCGATGTCGGGGTAGTTGTGCAGTTCGGCCGCGAGTTCGGCGGCGTCGGCCATCGACGGCACTTTCGTCGGGGAGACGAACGCCGTCGCCTCCACCTCACGGACGCCCGTGGCCGCCACGGCGGCAAGCAGTTCCAGCTTGGCCGCCAACGGGATTGGCTTCTCGATCTGCAGACCGTCGCGCAGCGCCACTTCGCGAATCGAGATGTGCGTCATCTCAGATCACCTCTTCGGCACGCAAATCGGCAAGCTCGTCGTGTGTCTTGCCGAGCAGTCCGACATAGACGTCGTCGTTGTGCTGGCCCGGATACGCGGGGCCGGCATTGCGGACGCTGCCCGGGGACTCCGACAGCACCGGCACGATCCCCGGTCCCAGCACGGGTCGCTGCAGGCGCTCGTCGAAGTGTTCGACCAGCATGCCGCGGGCCCGCAGTTGCGGATCGTTGACCACCTCGGCGACGGTGTTGATCGGCCCGGCGATAACGCCTGCGGCGGAGAGGGTTTCGATGATGTCGGCTGGCTGTCGCTCGGCCGCCCACGCGCCGATGATCTTGTCCAGTTCGTCCTGATTGCGTCCGCGGGCGCCGTGTGTGGCGAACCGCTCGTCGGTGGCCAGTTCCGGACGGTCCATCGCCTGGCAGAGGCGCGCGAACACGGTGTCTTGGTTGGCCGCGATCACCACCCAGGACCCGTCGGCGCTGCGGTAGATGTTGGAGGGCGCGATGCCTTCCAGTCGGGTGCCCGACGGTCCGCGCACGACCCCACCCACGTCGTAGTCCGGGATGGTGGATTCCTGTACGGCCAGGCATGATTCGGTCAAGGCTACGTCGACCACCTGGCCGTGCCCGGTCACGCTGCGGCGATAGAGGGCGGCCAGGGCGCCCTGGGCGCCGAACATGCCGGCCAGGCTGTCACCGAGCGACAGGGCAAGCCGCGGCGGCGGGCCACCGGGAAACCCGTTGAGGTGGCGCAAGCCACTGGCCGCCTCGGCGACGGAGGCGTAACCCGCCTTGCGCGCGTCGGGCCCGGTCTGCCCGTAGCCCGACACCCGGACCAGGATGATGCCCGAGTTGCGTTGGCTGAGCACGTCGTAACCCAAGTCCCACTTTTCGAGGGTGCCCGGCCGGAAGTTCTCGACGACGATGTCGGACTTGTCCACCAGCTCGAGAAACAACTCGCGACCGCGCGGCCGGCGCAGGTCGAGGGTGATCGCTTTCTTGTTGCGGGCATGGACCGTCCAGAAGACGTGGTGGCCGTCCAGTTCGGCTTGACCCCAGGTTCGTAGCGGATCCGGGGCGCCGGGTGGTTCCACCTTGATGACCTCGGCGCCCATGTCGCCGAGCAGTCGTCCGGCGAACGGGCCCGCGATCAGGGTGCCCAGTTCAAGCACCCGGATGCCGTCCAATGCGCCACTAACCGTCATTCCGACCCCACGAAGTCGTGGCGAGTCAGCCAGTCGGTCACTATGCCGACGGCCTCGCGCAACTTGTCGCGCTGGTCAGGACCCGCGTAATAGTGTGTGGCGCCCGAAATTTCGTGCATCTCCTTGTCGGGATGACCGATCGCCTCGAAGAGGCGTCGGGTGTGGCTGGGGGTGCATGCGTCGTCGGCCAGGTTACCGATGACCAGCGCGGGAACGGCGATGTCGGGGCCGCACGCCACACCGTCGCCCCGGGCGTCGTCGTAGCTCCATTGCGACAGCCAGCCGCGCAGCGTCGAGAACCGGGCCAGCCCCACCGGGCTCATGTTCACCACCCGCGGGTCGCCCAGGTAGCAGGTGCCCGGGGTGCGCTCGTTGGGGTCGACGGTCGGGTCCAGCCAGCGCGGGTCGGCCATGGTGCCGTGCACGACGAAGCAGAACTCCTCGTCGGGGCGGCCGGCGGCGCGCAACTCGGCCAGCTTGTCCCTGACCCAGGCGGTGATGCGGCGATTGCGGTCGATCTGCGCCTGGCGATACCGCTGCAGGAACTCCTCGCTGTACGGCGGCTGGTTGGGGTTGTCCGGGTTGTAAAGATCCAGTTCGGGATCGCGCTTGGTGGGGTCGGATTCGTCGAGTATCGAGGCGTCCAGCCACTCGGTCAGGGTGCCGTGCCGGCTGATGTGGGCGGCGAGCAGCATGATGCCGTCGGCCGGAATCAGGTCCAGCTGGGTCAGGTCGGGGCCGTCGCCGGACGGGCTGGCCGTGATGGTGGGCTTTTGCGCCTGCTGCTGATAGAACACCGACAGCGAACCGCCGCCGCTCCAGCCGGCCAGCACCACCTTTTGATAGCCCAGCCGGTTCTTGGCGTCCTTGATGCACTCGCCGAGGTCCTCGACGACCTTTTCCATCATCAATGCCGAATCCGTCCCGCGGAACCGGCTGTTGCAGTAGATGACGTGGTGGCCGGCGCGGGCCAGCGCATTGATCATCGGCAGGTAGGCGCCCCCGCCGATGGGGTGCATGAACACCAGCACGGTGTCTGACGGCTTGTCCTTGGGCTTGAGCAGGAAGCTTTCCAGGACGGTGATCTCGGCCAGCCCGCCGTAGACGTCGCGGACACCGGAATTATTTTGGAAGGCAACCAGATACGGGATGCGTTCGTAGTCGTACTTGACGGCTTGAGTCATTTCGATGTTGTCCTACCTCAGTGTTGTCCGAGATCGTTGGCCAGAATTTCGGCCGAGGGTGTCAGGCGCCGGCGGGTGTCGATGGCGATCACCTGCCAGTCGACGCTGGAGTATTCGTCGAACTTGCGACGCGCTCGTTCTCGCGCCTTCTCCGGGGCTCCGTGGTGAACCCCTTGCGGCGCATGCGAGATCAGGCCCGGCGGCATCGGGATCCCATACAGCGAGCCGCCGTGGAAGAACGCGATCTCGTCGTAGTCGACGTTGCGGTGATACCACGGTGTGCGCTCGGTGCCGGGAACGGTTTCGGCCGGCTTAGGTAGGAAGTTCATCACGTAGACGCCCGTGGCCTGCATGAACAGGTGCACCGTCGGCGGCAGGTGCACGCTGTCTGAGGTGACGACGGTGTAGTCGGCGATGTTGAACGTGAAGGCGAAGTTGTCGCCGCGCCAACCTTCGACGTCGATCGGATTGTGTTGGTAGTACAGCGTTGTCG
Protein-coding regions in this window:
- a CDS encoding phosphotransferase family protein → MRAEVTVANLRPLTGGASRTTWAFDAVTEAGNRPLILRTGPPDDVHASMELEARVQAAAAAAGAPVPHVLVADNSPATLGNPFLICDEIKGETIVRRIQRQLDDPGRERLLTQCARALAAIHRAAANDPELLHEDPITQWRERLDEMGDTTATFEWTFRWLTAHRPAPSPPVLVHGDFRMGNLIVDGSDLAAVLDWELVHVGDAYEDLAWFCVRAWRFGAPPSHGAGGLGSIESFLRAYEDASGTAIDRKAFRWWLVLATLRWGIICRYQAERHLSGQTRSVELATIGRRVCENEWDLIQLLKEDRA
- a CDS encoding DUF6285 domain-containing protein produces the protein MSSNESPSRDRTATELLALVTQFLEEHVLPAATASPHSHDEIAAAVAALRIVEREMLGDPAGDATSRAALARLGFSDEAQLAAAIRNGDLDDRAADVTSCLRVLAQQRLAVANPGYQNE
- a CDS encoding TetR/AcrR family transcriptional regulator; translation: MPASTLSAKGRQTREAIEQAARKLFAERGFHGTTLADITSAAGKSSAVFYRYFTDKEDLLAALAESFLHDVVAPSGQSVSLPESPNDDTFFTTAVTGYWNMFKQNIGIMIAVAQLAATQQRFAAVQNEFRRFGMDIVAASVRRAQEQGYAADLNAEHIAAAIALLFENFTTVFVGASGQDGPRGLGVTINDDDAIKTLSTVWKKTLYGG
- a CDS encoding DUF6285 domain-containing protein; translated protein: MTHGRPTAAELVAAVAEFLEGEIREATGGQVNFHARVAANALRIVERELLGPADAEASEVRSSLAELGFADEASLAAAIRSGQLDGRDEAVLNCLSALVRHRLAAAHPGYDSE
- a CDS encoding acyl-CoA dehydrogenase family protein, which translates into the protein MDFTLPEHLPGLLAEMDDFIETEIKPLERENIQYFDHRRENARTDWDNGGIPRREWEDLLAEMRRRADKAGWLRYGLPSRFGGRDGTNLDMAVIREHLAHKGLGLHNDLQDESSIVGNFPQVIMMDRFGTEEQKKEWTEALITGERSMAFGLTEPKHGSDATWLETTAVKDGDSWIINGAKRFNTGVHRATHDLVFARTSGEAGQATGITAFLVPTDTPGFTVPYYWWTFNMPTDHAEVELKDVRVPGDAVLGEVDRGLEVGQTFLHENRIRQAASSLGAAQHCIDRAVAYAGERIVFGKPLAVNQAVQWPLVELQTEAQMVRLLVYYAATQLDNNHHMEVSDKVSMANYRANRLVCEAADRAMQVCGGVGYSRHEPFEHIYRHHRRYRITEGAEEIQIRRVAQRLFKFGKK
- a CDS encoding nuclear transport factor 2 family protein produces the protein MPTGDDASKAQILDVADRLFAAIENTDIATVERMWSDDILVWRPGARRDDDKPRALRVIEWFISVTTERRYEILDRQVFDNGSGGSGGSDGAARGFVQQHVLHATGTAGQTIALRVCIVIKLDINGFINRIDEYFDPADIAVLLA
- a CDS encoding phosphotransferase family protein, translated to MTGVEELADKLRAVIGGTLKVDAASITIDNLRPLRRNYGAAAWAFDATSPAGRGTLILRLEPVNRSSIEAAPQLQAHAHFSAKAKGVPVPRVVAADDSDATLGSPYVILEMPRGETEHSVIVRRLDSAGRHAGGRAQLLRQCALALSRIHRIETAEPEKARQDRLAIYRASLDALADAPAAFEWAYRWLLTHQPPPSPAVVVNGDFRMGNLAVDGMHLTAILGWRYLHVGDACEDLAWFCDRAWRYGAPLTRGAGGLGSIDTFLGAYEEASGTTVDRVRFHWWRVMAALLRGIMNFSEAQIGRTAQVPSMRAAIMGRRICETEWDLLNLIGEGTGK